In a genomic window of Chryseobacterium sp. G0162:
- a CDS encoding SusC/RagA family TonB-linked outer membrane protein translates to MRKETQKLLVLSLLGLFSANLTAQQKAKKDTIKGLDEVVVTALGIKRHDKSLGYSTQTVTSEEILRTQNNNWAQALEGKVAGLKIQTAGAGPLGTSRITLRGDISMNMGNNDALIVVDGVPLSGKKTGTGTAAYGAGSGGDLPIDYGDSFNSINPDDIESISILKGPTASALYGSRGSRGAIMITTKSGKSKKGRVQVAFNSYSSYDSVLKWPDYQYEYGQGTQQRDKNGNYYYSYNASPDGVNTGSTSSAFGPKFDGQYYFQYDPNREGQSLERQLWRPYKNNIKDFWQVGSNYSNSLSVEHSNETTAFRTSLSYLKNEWMMPNTGLDRFNVALSLDHKLSSRLKIGTKINFSQTKSDNLPATGYNNQSISYFMIFQNPNVDLAWYRPIWKKGQDQVDQIHPFSSYIDNPYLIAYENLNGTNKKTITGNINVSYQLAKNLDVAYKTGLEWNNELRTQRRPWSSANYAKGYYREQYIRYMDLNNDVLFTYKNKFGNIGITASAGGNIRYHEYTMNDYRGNGLNKAGLYQLSNALQVEYKLPKPNDNQVNSAYALANFSYKDMIFLDVTARNDWSSTLPAHNRSYFYPSVSSSFILSDIFKLKSDNLNFWKLRLSWSKVGNDTYTYMLDKYYENSGFVGSVESPLLYPNPNLKPEMITNIEGGMDFTLLKNRLTFNFTAYQNNSKDQSIIIPMLYETGYNKRIINAGELRNRGIEMTLNAYPIKNKNFSWNVSANWSMNRNKILSLPEEYNGKPYTMGSIGGVVFYDAIVGGSLGDMYGAGLLYSPDGQVIYDAKDGLTAKSTEMKKIGNAYPKWRAGLQNEFKYKNITVSFSFDGQYKGIAYSHSHHKMSEQGKLTHTLVGRDNPGGLIVGQGVVQNPDGSFSPNTKGIPVATYYGDYYRRANVETNSFDTSFLKLRDARISYSFPKSIVEPLKLTDITLAVFGRNLWMWTKFPLFDPEAATLDDSTITPGVEMGQLPQARTIGFQLNVKF, encoded by the coding sequence ATGCGTAAAGAGACACAAAAGTTGTTGGTTTTGTCGCTGTTAGGATTATTCAGCGCCAATCTGACCGCTCAGCAAAAAGCTAAAAAAGACACTATTAAAGGACTTGACGAAGTAGTTGTGACCGCTTTGGGAATTAAAAGGCATGATAAGTCTTTAGGGTATTCTACCCAGACAGTTACCTCAGAAGAAATTCTAAGAACCCAAAATAATAACTGGGCACAGGCGTTAGAAGGGAAAGTAGCTGGATTAAAGATTCAGACCGCCGGAGCGGGACCTTTGGGTACAAGCCGTATCACCCTTCGTGGAGATATTTCTATGAATATGGGGAATAATGATGCTTTAATTGTGGTGGACGGCGTTCCTTTGAGTGGAAAAAAAACAGGAACCGGCACAGCGGCTTATGGAGCAGGTTCAGGAGGGGATTTACCTATTGATTACGGAGACAGTTTTAATAGCATTAATCCTGATGATATTGAATCTATCTCTATCCTTAAAGGACCTACAGCATCAGCCTTATACGGTTCAAGAGGCTCAAGAGGAGCCATTATGATTACGACCAAATCCGGAAAAAGTAAAAAAGGAAGGGTTCAGGTTGCCTTCAATTCTTATTCAAGTTATGATTCCGTATTGAAATGGCCGGATTATCAATATGAATACGGGCAGGGAACTCAGCAGAGAGATAAAAACGGGAATTATTATTACTCTTATAATGCATCTCCTGATGGGGTGAATACAGGTTCTACCAGTAGTGCTTTCGGACCGAAGTTTGACGGACAATATTATTTTCAATATGATCCCAACCGAGAAGGTCAAAGTTTAGAAAGACAGCTTTGGAGACCTTATAAAAATAATATTAAAGATTTTTGGCAGGTAGGATCTAATTATTCAAATAGCTTATCTGTAGAACATTCCAATGAAACTACAGCTTTCAGGACATCACTCAGTTATCTGAAAAATGAATGGATGATGCCTAATACAGGCCTGGACAGATTCAACGTGGCTTTATCCTTAGACCATAAACTAAGCAGCAGACTGAAAATAGGAACTAAGATTAACTTTAGCCAGACGAAAAGTGATAACCTTCCTGCAACGGGATATAACAACCAGTCGATCTCCTATTTTATGATTTTCCAGAATCCAAACGTAGATCTTGCCTGGTACAGACCTATCTGGAAGAAAGGACAGGATCAGGTAGATCAGATTCACCCTTTCAGCTCTTATATCGACAATCCTTATCTGATTGCCTATGAAAACCTGAACGGAACCAATAAGAAAACAATTACCGGAAATATTAATGTCAGCTATCAATTGGCAAAAAACCTTGATGTAGCCTATAAAACAGGTTTAGAATGGAATAATGAACTCCGTACCCAAAGAAGACCATGGAGCTCTGCCAACTATGCGAAAGGATATTACAGGGAACAGTACATCCGATACATGGATCTGAATAATGATGTTTTATTCACCTATAAAAATAAATTCGGTAACATTGGGATAACAGCTTCAGCTGGAGGAAATATCAGGTATCATGAATATACCATGAATGATTACAGAGGAAACGGACTTAACAAAGCAGGGCTTTACCAGCTTTCTAATGCTCTGCAGGTAGAATACAAATTGCCAAAGCCTAATGATAATCAGGTAAACAGTGCATATGCATTGGCTAACTTCAGCTATAAAGACATGATTTTCCTGGATGTTACAGCCAGAAATGATTGGAGCAGTACACTTCCTGCTCATAACAGATCATATTTTTATCCTTCTGTATCATCATCTTTTATATTATCGGATATTTTTAAGCTAAAATCAGATAATTTAAACTTCTGGAAACTAAGATTATCATGGTCTAAAGTAGGGAACGATACTTATACTTATATGCTGGACAAGTATTATGAAAATAGCGGTTTCGTTGGGTCTGTAGAATCTCCGCTGCTATATCCAAATCCAAACCTGAAACCTGAAATGATTACCAATATTGAAGGAGGTATGGACTTTACTCTTCTTAAAAACAGGTTGACTTTCAATTTTACAGCGTATCAGAATAACTCTAAAGATCAGTCTATCATTATTCCAATGTTGTATGAAACAGGATATAATAAAAGAATTATCAATGCTGGTGAATTGAGAAACAGAGGAATTGAAATGACTTTAAATGCTTATCCAATCAAGAACAAAAACTTCTCATGGAATGTAAGTGCAAACTGGTCTATGAACCGAAACAAGATCCTTTCCCTTCCGGAAGAATATAACGGAAAACCTTATACCATGGGAAGTATAGGAGGTGTAGTGTTCTATGATGCTATAGTAGGCGGTTCTCTGGGAGATATGTATGGTGCAGGGTTATTGTATTCACCGGATGGTCAGGTTATCTATGATGCAAAAGATGGTTTAACCGCGAAGTCTACCGAAATGAAAAAAATAGGAAATGCTTATCCGAAGTGGAGGGCAGGTCTTCAGAATGAATTCAAATACAAAAATATTACAGTGAGTTTCTCTTTTGACGGTCAGTACAAAGGAATTGCTTACTCTCACTCCCATCACAAGATGTCTGAACAGGGGAAACTTACCCATACCCTTGTGGGAAGAGATAACCCGGGCGGTTTAATCGTTGGCCAGGGAGTGGTTCAGAATCCTGATGGAAGCTTTTCACCTAATACAAAAGGGATTCCTGTTGCTACTTATTATGGAGATTACTACAGAAGAGCAAACGTGGAAACCAATTCATTTGATACTTCATTCCTTAAGTTGAGAGATGCCAGAATCTCTTATTCTTTCCCGAAATCAATTGTTGAGCCTTTAAAGCTTACAGATATTACCCTTGCTGTATTCGGAAGAAATCTTTGGATGTGGACAAAGTTCCCATTATTCGATCCGGAAGCGGCTACTTTGGATGATTCTACCATTACCCCGGGAGTTGAGATGGGTCAGTTACCTCAGGCAAGAACTATTGGTTTCCAGTTAAATGTTAAATTTTAA
- a CDS encoding glycerophosphodiester phosphodiesterase family protein, which produces MKNFILGLAVLSTVLMKAQTQIIAHRGYFQAQPPTTENSITSLENAQKLKVYGSEFDVRMTKDGVLVINHDEHHGKMEISETSFKELEALKLSNGEKFPTLKDYLKQGKKDASVKLIVEIKPAKTPEIENEITQKTIKMIKDMKLESQSEFISFSLNICKEIKKLAPSFKVQYLNGELSPEQIKKEGLDGMDYHYSVFQKNPTWIAEAKTLGLITNSWTVNDIAVYDELKKQGIGFVTTNIPEQLKNK; this is translated from the coding sequence ATGAAAAATTTTATCTTAGGGTTAGCAGTTTTAAGTACAGTTTTAATGAAAGCACAAACCCAGATCATTGCCCATAGAGGATATTTCCAGGCTCAGCCTCCTACAACGGAAAATTCTATTACATCGTTAGAAAATGCACAGAAATTAAAAGTTTACGGTTCCGAATTTGATGTGAGAATGACAAAAGACGGAGTATTGGTCATCAATCATGATGAGCATCACGGTAAAATGGAAATCTCTGAAACATCATTCAAAGAATTAGAAGCTTTAAAATTATCAAACGGAGAGAAGTTTCCAACTTTAAAGGATTATTTAAAACAAGGGAAAAAAGATGCTTCCGTAAAACTGATTGTAGAGATCAAACCGGCTAAAACGCCTGAGATTGAAAATGAGATCACACAAAAGACAATCAAGATGATTAAGGATATGAAGCTGGAATCTCAAAGTGAATTTATTTCTTTCAGTCTGAATATCTGTAAAGAGATCAAAAAACTGGCACCATCATTTAAAGTTCAGTATCTGAATGGAGAATTGTCACCGGAGCAGATCAAAAAAGAAGGTCTTGACGGGATGGATTATCACTACAGTGTTTTCCAGAAAAATCCAACATGGATTGCTGAAGCAAAAACGTTAGGACTTATCACCAATTCATGGACAGTAAACGATATTGCTGTATATGATGAATTGAAAAAGCAGGGAATCGGTTTTGTAACAACAAACATTCCTGAGCAGCTGAAAAATAAATAA
- a CDS encoding TonB-dependent receptor — protein sequence MRKVKIVLGLLFLGLGTIAYAQTTQASIVGKVTGPGSAAQEKVKVTIVNESTGFRTETETNSKGEYIFKEIPLGGPYTVIVNDDKREGYNVNFGDQVTVNMDLGNEKHIEEVKITGNLKNKIGNLGAATAISAKNIGILPVNGRNFTNLTELSPLSGKGGNLSGQLGSSTNFTIDGMTAKNPTSAGSTTSRSGAPFSISIEAVREFKITTNQYDVTLGRSGGGTVSAVTKSGTNKFSGSAWEYLRTNWLSSPYDIRGNKRQNDFSTSQFGFSLGGPIIKNKLHFFAAWDHQLDSRPLIIADIRSKDDEKRFNTTTETLNKFLDIARAKYGVGNTPQFGSFDKVRNSDAAFLRLDWQINEKHLLTLRNNFTYDLNKNGLGDNTSINFFESYGNDKNLDNSLLLTLRSNLKPNLTNELKAQYLYTFQDSYQNDELGRPVPRAIVEGVASSAGSTNIQIGGHRFAQESFRNNVFQIVDNLYYNTDKVKYTFGADLMYTTSKSVYGSEVNGRFHFKDDPDKKISSLDNFDNLKPYRFYREVPLMDDPSVRSNIWNIGVYGQFQTKIAKGLDLMAGLRLDYGGYPKAELNQKLLDEMGIRTDNKIKSFVIQPRFQFEWNINEQNKDFLKFGAGVFSSDINNYMIINNLVFDGKHLATVDVDPATAGLTPDFNSYRNNYASVPTLAKDQVPTINYTGKDAKIPIVYKANISYTHFFNDRFRAGLAAYMALGRNNYYYYDRNMVANPFFTLDNEGGRGVYVPTSAIDGAKIDWKKGRINNNFGRVLELVSDGKVNQFSFVVDTSYRYWKDGEITASYTWSDIKDNTSYNGNVANSATLSTMVQGDPRDLKMTYSDNQFRNKVVIYGNSPTVAGFTLGIRYSGIGGTRFSMTAGGNINGDFVDSNDLAYIFPNIAQSIIDDPNVGKALKDYVSEYNGKIAERNGGKNGFYGVWDLRIAKKIKFDKIGAFELSVDIFNVANLLNKEWGVNESYGNTSMYKIKSFDPVTKRFEYTKNVSGNGLAPLSGNPYQIQIGAKYSF from the coding sequence ATGAGAAAAGTAAAGATTGTACTGGGGTTATTGTTTTTAGGACTTGGAACTATAGCGTATGCACAGACTACGCAGGCATCCATCGTAGGAAAAGTGACCGGGCCGGGAAGTGCGGCTCAGGAAAAAGTGAAAGTAACCATCGTTAATGAATCCACAGGGTTCAGGACGGAAACGGAAACGAACTCAAAAGGAGAGTATATTTTTAAAGAAATTCCTTTGGGAGGGCCTTATACGGTGATCGTAAATGATGATAAAAGAGAAGGTTACAATGTCAACTTCGGAGATCAGGTAACGGTGAACATGGATTTGGGTAATGAAAAACATATTGAAGAAGTAAAGATTACCGGAAACCTGAAAAACAAAATCGGAAACCTGGGAGCCGCTACAGCTATTTCTGCGAAAAACATCGGTATCTTGCCAGTAAACGGACGAAACTTTACCAATCTTACAGAGTTATCTCCTTTAAGTGGAAAAGGAGGAAACCTTTCCGGGCAGCTGGGATCTTCTACCAACTTTACCATTGATGGAATGACAGCTAAAAACCCAACTTCTGCAGGATCTACTACCAGCCGAAGTGGTGCCCCTTTCTCTATCTCCATTGAAGCTGTACGTGAATTTAAAATTACCACCAACCAATACGATGTGACCTTGGGGAGAAGTGGTGGTGGAACGGTAAGTGCCGTTACCAAATCCGGTACGAATAAATTTTCCGGAAGTGCCTGGGAATACCTAAGAACTAACTGGCTTTCTAGTCCCTATGACATCAGAGGAAATAAAAGACAGAATGATTTTTCTACTTCTCAGTTCGGATTCTCTTTAGGGGGACCGATTATCAAAAATAAACTTCACTTCTTTGCAGCATGGGATCACCAGCTGGATTCAAGACCTTTGATTATTGCAGATATCAGGTCTAAAGATGATGAAAAGAGATTCAACACCACAACAGAAACGCTTAATAAATTTTTAGACATTGCAAGGGCTAAATATGGAGTGGGAAATACTCCACAGTTCGGAAGCTTTGACAAAGTAAGAAACTCTGATGCTGCGTTTCTACGTTTAGACTGGCAGATTAATGAGAAGCATTTGTTGACTTTAAGAAACAATTTTACTTACGACCTGAATAAAAATGGACTTGGTGATAATACCAGTATCAATTTCTTTGAATCTTATGGGAATGATAAAAACCTTGACAACAGTTTATTATTGACTTTAAGATCAAATTTAAAGCCTAATTTAACTAATGAATTAAAGGCTCAGTATTTATATACTTTCCAGGATAGTTATCAGAATGATGAATTAGGAAGACCTGTACCAAGAGCGATTGTTGAAGGAGTAGCATCAAGTGCAGGATCTACGAATATCCAGATCGGTGGACATCGTTTTGCCCAGGAAAGCTTCAGAAATAATGTGTTTCAGATTGTAGATAACTTATACTACAATACAGATAAAGTAAAATATACTTTCGGTGCTGATTTAATGTATACCACTTCAAAATCTGTTTACGGAAGTGAGGTCAACGGAAGATTCCATTTTAAGGATGATCCGGATAAAAAAATAAGCAGTCTTGATAATTTTGATAATCTTAAACCTTACAGATTTTATAGAGAAGTCCCTTTAATGGATGATCCGTCAGTAAGGTCTAATATCTGGAATATCGGTGTTTACGGACAATTCCAGACTAAAATTGCAAAAGGTTTAGATTTGATGGCTGGTTTGAGATTAGATTATGGAGGGTATCCAAAAGCAGAACTCAATCAAAAATTGCTTGATGAAATGGGGATCAGAACGGATAATAAAATCAAATCTTTCGTCATTCAGCCAAGATTTCAGTTTGAATGGAATATCAACGAGCAGAATAAAGACTTCTTAAAATTCGGAGCAGGGGTATTCTCTTCAGATATCAACAATTATATGATTATCAATAATCTGGTATTTGACGGAAAACATCTGGCTACAGTAGATGTAGATCCGGCAACGGCTGGACTGACACCGGATTTTAACAGTTATAGAAATAATTACGCCTCTGTTCCTACGCTTGCTAAGGATCAGGTTCCAACCATCAACTATACCGGGAAAGATGCTAAAATCCCAATTGTTTACAAAGCGAACATCTCTTATACCCACTTCTTTAATGATAGATTCAGAGCAGGATTGGCAGCCTATATGGCTTTGGGTAGAAATAACTACTATTACTACGACAGAAACATGGTAGCTAATCCATTCTTTACATTGGATAATGAAGGAGGAAGAGGAGTGTATGTTCCTACCTCTGCAATAGACGGCGCAAAAATTGACTGGAAAAAAGGAAGAATCAACAATAATTTCGGTAGAGTATTGGAGCTGGTGAGTGATGGTAAAGTCAATCAGTTTTCATTTGTAGTAGATACCAGTTACCGTTATTGGAAAGATGGGGAAATTACAGCAAGTTATACCTGGTCTGATATTAAAGACAATACATCATACAACGGAAACGTAGCGAATTCTGCAACGCTATCTACAATGGTTCAGGGAGATCCTAGAGATTTGAAAATGACATATTCAGATAACCAGTTCCGTAATAAAGTGGTTATTTATGGTAACTCACCTACTGTTGCAGGATTTACACTAGGAATCAGGTATTCAGGAATTGGAGGAACACGTTTCTCTATGACAGCAGGAGGAAATATTAATGGAGATTTTGTAGATAGCAATGATCTTGCTTATATCTTCCCGAATATTGCCCAATCTATTATTGATGATCCTAATGTAGGAAAAGCATTGAAAGATTATGTGAGTGAATACAATGGTAAAATTGCAGAACGTAACGGCGGTAAGAACGGATTCTATGGAGTTTGGGATCTGCGTATAGCCAAGAAAATAAAATTTGATAAAATTGGTGCATTTGAACTTTCTGTAGACATTTTCAATGTTGCCAACCTGCTTAATAAAGAATGGGGTGTCAATGAATCCTATGGAAATACCTCTATGTACAAAATTAAAAGCTTTGATCCGGTTACCAAAAGATTTGAATATACAAAAAATGTGAGCGGTAACGGATTAGCACCTTTGTCAGGAAATCCATATCAGATTCAGATTGGAGCGAAGTATAGTTTTTAA
- the ligA gene encoding NAD-dependent DNA ligase LigA — MSENIQQKIEQLRKELHQHNESYYLLDTPTVTDYEFDMLLEELQDLEAKHPEFYDENSPTMRVGGGITKVFPTIQHKFRMYSLDNSYDFDDLEDWEKRIIKTIDGPVEFVAELKYDGASISILYENGKLTQAVTRGDGFQGDEITPNVRTISDIPLTLKGDFPSQFFMRGEIYLTRKNFDKLNKLREEEGLDPFMNPRNTASGSLKMQDSAEVRKRSLSSVLYQFISEDIPAETHWELLQKAQSWGFKTSQQAKLCKTLDEVKEFITFWDTERHNLPFEIDGIVLKVNSLQQQRQLGYTAKSPRWAMAYKFKAEKVETELQSVSYQVGRTGAITPVANLKPVLLAGTIVKRASLHNEDIIKKLDLHENDFVYVEKGGEIIPKIVGVNTDKRTEESKEIEYIKHCPECGTELVKIEDQAIHFCPNELHCPPQVVGRMIHYVSRKALNIDNLGSETIEQLYREKLIENPADFYVLTKEQLLPLERMAEKSAQNIITGIEKSKEISFEKVLYGIGIKHVGETVAKKLVKNFPTIEELKNASVEELCQVEDIGAKIAVSIVEFFQNSENILMIERLKSYGVQLEKGESTNEVLSNVLEGKAFLFTGKLSLFTREAAEEMVEKHGGKNISAVSKNLNYLVVGEKAGSKLKKAQDIGTIEILDEQQFLDLIEKQ; from the coding sequence ATGTCTGAAAACATTCAACAAAAAATAGAACAGCTCCGCAAAGAGCTGCACCAGCATAACGAAAGCTACTACCTTCTGGATACTCCTACCGTTACAGATTACGAATTTGATATGTTATTGGAGGAACTTCAGGATCTGGAAGCCAAGCACCCTGAGTTTTATGATGAAAACTCTCCTACCATGCGTGTAGGTGGTGGTATTACAAAGGTATTCCCAACGATTCAGCATAAATTCAGAATGTATTCTTTGGATAATTCTTATGACTTTGATGATCTTGAAGACTGGGAGAAAAGAATTATCAAAACTATTGATGGACCTGTAGAATTTGTGGCTGAATTGAAGTATGACGGAGCCTCGATCTCTATTCTTTATGAAAACGGAAAACTTACTCAGGCGGTAACCCGTGGTGATGGTTTCCAGGGAGACGAAATTACGCCGAATGTCCGTACCATTTCTGATATTCCCTTAACGTTAAAAGGTGATTTCCCTTCGCAATTCTTTATGCGTGGTGAAATTTATTTAACGAGAAAGAACTTTGACAAGCTTAATAAACTTCGCGAAGAAGAGGGACTGGATCCATTCATGAACCCCAGAAATACGGCAAGTGGAAGTTTGAAAATGCAAGACAGTGCAGAGGTAAGAAAACGTTCACTTTCTTCCGTATTATACCAATTCATTTCTGAAGATATTCCTGCTGAGACACACTGGGAATTGCTACAAAAGGCACAAAGCTGGGGATTCAAGACCTCCCAACAGGCAAAGCTTTGTAAAACATTGGATGAGGTGAAAGAGTTTATCACATTCTGGGATACGGAACGTCACAATCTGCCATTCGAAATTGATGGAATTGTACTAAAAGTAAATTCTTTACAGCAGCAAAGACAGCTTGGATACACGGCTAAATCTCCACGTTGGGCTATGGCTTATAAATTTAAGGCTGAAAAGGTAGAAACTGAACTTCAAAGTGTCTCTTACCAGGTAGGAAGAACCGGAGCTATTACTCCTGTTGCCAACTTAAAACCGGTTTTATTGGCCGGAACTATTGTAAAAAGAGCATCCTTACATAATGAAGATATCATCAAAAAGCTTGATCTTCATGAGAATGATTTTGTCTATGTAGAAAAAGGAGGTGAAATTATTCCAAAGATTGTTGGAGTAAATACAGACAAAAGAACCGAAGAGAGCAAAGAAATAGAATATATCAAACATTGTCCGGAATGTGGAACTGAGCTGGTAAAAATTGAAGACCAGGCGATCCATTTCTGTCCGAATGAACTTCACTGCCCACCACAGGTAGTAGGAAGAATGATTCATTATGTTTCAAGAAAAGCTTTGAACATTGATAATCTTGGAAGTGAAACGATCGAACAGCTTTACAGGGAAAAATTGATTGAAAATCCTGCTGATTTTTATGTGTTAACCAAAGAACAGCTTCTTCCACTGGAAAGAATGGCGGAGAAATCTGCTCAGAATATCATCACAGGAATTGAAAAGTCAAAAGAGATTTCATTTGAAAAAGTATTGTATGGAATCGGGATCAAGCATGTAGGAGAAACAGTTGCAAAAAAACTGGTAAAAAACTTCCCAACCATTGAAGAATTAAAGAATGCTTCTGTAGAAGAACTTTGCCAGGTAGAAGATATCGGGGCTAAAATTGCAGTAAGCATCGTTGAGTTTTTCCAGAATTCCGAAAACATACTGATGATTGAGCGGTTAAAATCTTACGGGGTACAGCTTGAAAAAGGAGAAAGTACGAATGAAGTTTTATCCAACGTTCTGGAAGGAAAAGCATTTCTTTTCACTGGGAAATTATCTCTATTCACCAGAGAAGCTGCTGAGGAAATGGTAGAGAAACACGGTGGAAAGAATATTTCTGCAGTTTCTAAAAACCTCAACTATCTTGTAGTAGGAGAAAAGGCAGGAAGTAAACTGAAGAAAGCTCAGGATATCGGAACGATTGAAATTCTGGATGAGCAACAGTTTTTGGATCTGATTGAGAAACAATAA